AAATATAATATATTAAAATAAAAATGTCAATACATTATATCTTAATAATTTTAAGAAAATATAATATATTGACATTAGCTAATGTAAGTTATATACTACTGATATTGGTGATTAAACGTGTAACTGTTAAATCAGGCATAAGTTATAAAAGGCTTATGCTTTTTTGTTTGAATTTTTATAAAAATGAAGTTATATGTTATGTATACTTTCAAGGATATAGTACTGATTAAGGATTATTTTATAACACATTTTTATATAGTATATACACTAGAGATATTAGGAGGTTTTAAAATGTTTAATTTTTTAAAAAAAGAAAAAAATATATTTGCTCCAGTTATAGGAAAAGTATTAGATTTATCAGAAGTACCAGATGAAGTATTTGCACGTAAGTTAGCAGGAGATGGTATAGCTATTGACTGTGAAAATGATACTATTGTGGCGCCAGCAGATGGAGTAATATCTTTAATATTTAAAACTAATCATGCTATAGGTATTACATTAAAAGATGGGGTTGAGCTTTTAATTCATATTGGT
Above is a window of Clostridium sporogenes DNA encoding:
- a CDS encoding PTS glucose transporter subunit IIA, encoding MFNFLKKEKNIFAPVIGKVLDLSEVPDEVFARKLAGDGIAIDCENDTIVAPADGVISLIFKTNHAIGITLKDGVELLIHIGIDTVNLNGEGFERLLQEGDKVKVGDPIIKINRDFIKSQGYCLITPVLITDPNGVKDIKYKTGFNVESENDIVITYTNK